The window ATTACTACACAAAAAACAATAGCCTATGAAAGTCCATTATTAACAGCAAAACAATTACGTGAAGTTGAGAAAAATACACTTATTTATGTTTCCACGGAACCTTATAATGTGATTAATAGTTTTGGATATGCTTCTATTTGGGAAAAATCTTGGTATAATAATCTTGATTATAAATTACCAGTAGGTCATTATTATATAAGCATAAAAAAAATAACACCAATAGAGGATATTCAACCTATTGGCACATATTATACAACAAAAGAGATGTTGATTAATAGCTTGCTTATTCCACGTAACGCAGCTGTGACGTTTTATTTAACTCAAAATGATTTTGGCATTATTTCATATAAAGATGATATGGCTGTTATAAAGTTAGAGTATTTATCAAAAACACCGTTAGATTTAAAATAGATATAATAGTATTTTTGTTGATTCAGATGTTAGTAAAATAACATCTTCAAAGTGAGAAGTTCTTATATTAAAAGAATTTTTGAGTAACGAGATTGATACACTTAAACTAACGGGTGCTTTACTTCAAGAAGGAGTAAAGCATTTTTCTTATTGAACAAACGAAGCAGGTATTTAGTGTGCTGATTTATTTGGCATCCTTTATAATAGAGCTTAAAAGAGGTGTTTTCATGGAGACAGAAGATATGCTAAAAATGATTGAGAACTTAAATGATGAAGAGAAACAGAAGTTTTTAGATTTAATATTTGATGAATACTTTATTGGCGGTGGTGCTGTTAGACACACCATTGAAAATAACGAAACTGAGTGAAGCTTAGATGCTTTGCTCTTTTTTTACGTCTAAAACGTCAAGAGATTTCGGCGATACATTGTGAAATGATACACTTCAACTAACGGTGCAGTTTAGTTGAAGAAGGAATAACAGTAGAAATACCAAATTACATGGTAAAATGAGGGGAAAAGGCTGTGTCATATATGAATGTATCCTTAATAGTTGCAATGGATAAGAACAGAGTAATTGGCAAAGAGAATGATATTCCATGGAGAATTCCAAAAGATTGGGAGTATGTTAAAAATACTACGTCGGGACATCCAATCATATTAGGGAGAAAAAACTTTGAGTCAATTGGAAGGGCTTTACCTAACAGAAGGAATATTATTTTGACAAGAGATAAGGATTTAAACTTTGAAGGTTGTGAAATTGTCCATTCAATCGATGAGGTATTTGAGTTATGTAAAAATGAAGAAGAGATTTTTATTTTCGGAGGAGAACAGATTTATAATATGTTCTTGCC is drawn from Psychrobacillus sp. INOP01 and contains these coding sequences:
- the dfr gene encoding DfrD/DfrG/DfrK family trimethoprim-resistant dihydrofolate reductase; amino-acid sequence: MNVSLIVAMDKNRVIGKENDIPWRIPKDWEYVKNTTSGHPIILGRKNFESIGRALPNRRNIILTRDKDLNFEGCEIVHSIDEVFELCKNEEEIFIFGGEQIYNMFLPYVEKMYITKIYYEFEGDTFFPEVNFDEWKEVSVEKGVMNDKNPYNYYFHVYERKLY